One window of the Rhipicephalus microplus isolate Deutch F79 chromosome 2, USDA_Rmic, whole genome shotgun sequence genome contains the following:
- the LOC142790359 gene encoding uncharacterized protein LOC142790359, whose product MLSVNNLVRPPKRASVEGDGPQLLLKLQGLFDKGKPASSQIDMLAVLFDDVLEEPGEAVNNASVPDVTLSTKECILDYLAGYVVKKFSTISCTDCVGTLKSQTREPTDLIQKKSTGFLQVPSSQLLSLLRIVEGHVEELTVDTVACADVYANIVDQVLLDSRIDSAGVGLSPPRWLRG is encoded by the exons ATGCTCTCTGTAAACAACCTAGTTCGGCCGCCAAAACGGGCCTCGGTCGAGGGAGATGGACCCCAGCTGTTGCTCAAGCTCCAGGGCCTCTTTGACAAGGGAAAACCTGCCTCCAGTCAG ATTGACATGTTGGCGGTCCTCTTTGATGACGTTCTTGAGGAGCCGGGAGAGGCAGTGAACAATGCATCCGTGCCTGACGTTACGCTCTCCACCAAAGAGTGCATTCTTGATTATCTTGCCGGTTACGTGGTAAAGAAGTTTTCAACGATAAGCTGCACTGACTGCGTGGGAACACTCAAGAGCCAGACACGAGAGCCAACTGACCTAATCCAGAAGAAGTCAACAGGATTCCTGCAAGTGCCCTCATCCCAGCTTCTCAGCCTGTTGCGCATTGTGGAAGGACATGTTGAAGAACTGACTGTGGACACAGTTGCATGTGCCGATGTGTATGCGAACATTGTTGACCAAGTTTTGCTCGACAGCCGCATTGATTCTGCTGGTGTGGGCT tgtccccgccgcggtggctcagGGGCTAG